The genome window CCTGGACGAGATCGAGTCGGAACTGGACGTGTTGACGGAAATGCGGGACAAGCCCGCCGGCACGGTCCGGATCACCTGTGGCGAACATGTCTTGCGGACGACGCTGCTTCCCAAGCTCACCCCGCTACTGCGCGATTATCCCGACATCAATATCGAATTCGACGTCGACTACGGATTCAAGGACATCGTGGCCGAGCGCTTTGATGCCGGCGTGCGCCTGGGCGATACGATCGACAAGGACATGATCGCGGTGCCCATTGGGCCGCCGTTGCGCATGGCCGTCGCGGCTTCACCCGGATATTTCGCCGCCCATCCTGTTCCGCGTAACCCGCGCGACCTGCTCAATCACAACTGCATCAATCAGCGCATGCAGACCTCGAAGGGACTCTATGTCTGGGATTTCGAGCGACGGGGACGGAAGCTGAACGTGCGCGTGCCCGGACAGCTTGTCTTCAATACGTCTCCCGCCATGGTGGATGCCGCGCTGGCGGGCCTGGGGATTGCGCTGCTGCCCGAGGACGAGTTCGCGCCGCATCTCCAGGAGGGCCGCCTGGTCCGTGTCCTGGAGGACTGGTGCGCGCCGTTTCCCGGGTATCGGCTGTACTACCCGAGCCGGCGCCAGCCTTC of Pigmentiphaga sp. H8 contains these proteins:
- a CDS encoding LysR family transcriptional regulator, whose product is MARRNLNDLLSFVMVAREGSFTRAAALLGVTQSALSQAISGLEAGLEIRLLTRTTRSVSLTAAGERLLKAIGHRLDEIESELDVLTEMRDKPAGTVRITCGEHVLRTTLLPKLTPLLRDYPDINIEFDVDYGFKDIVAERFDAGVRLGDTIDKDMIAVPIGPPLRMAVAASPGYFAAHPVPRNPRDLLNHNCINQRMQTSKGLYVWDFERRGRKLNVRVPGQLVFNTSPAMVDAALAGLGIALLPEDEFAPHLQEGRLVRVLEDWCAPFPGYRLYYPSRRQPSPAFSLVVGALRVTGERIKAKG